A window of the Henckelia pumila isolate YLH828 chromosome 3, ASM3356847v2, whole genome shotgun sequence genome harbors these coding sequences:
- the LOC140892882 gene encoding uncharacterized protein yields the protein MRFAEGSSLVNLNSSETPRQQQETMDRENAETHEISSYEQFREERIKENLERMQKLGIFDLSLNFKSLKKTIKNRPIHRKTPQAQSASPLPSSAPVRRSSRLQSSTPVNYSEVPVTKKGKSLEVYDLLREEGSKPEFYTDEDEKLLGSTEMSWALFVDGYGKDGKRIYDPVRGKTCHQCRQKTLGHRTHCSECNMVQGQFCGDCLYMRYGENVLEAIQNPNWICPVCRGVCNCSLCRQAKGWPPTGPLYRKISSLGYKSVAHYLMQTRRSNPDSDRTAGMKVPVSAKRSLPFSDFDATPQKDDLSQPDMECLGMTNPLQNLKNDFPCTESSEDHKDLSMSKPEVLCSSDAQEPCTVKDSVASKTSSKSAKKRALLEPSTDSIGGRLRQRRREDLNNS from the exons ATGCGCTTTGCTGAGGGGAGCTCACTAGTAAACCTTAACAGCTCCGAGACACCGCGGCAACAGCAGGAAACGATGGACAGAGAGAATGCCGAGACTCACGAGATTTCAAGCTATGAGCAGTTCAGAGaagaaagaatcaaagaaaACCTTGAAAGGATGCAGAAGCTTGGGATTTTCGACCTGTCTCTCAATTTCAAATCGCTCAAGAAGACCATTAAGAACCGACCCATTCATCGGAAAACCCCTCAGGCTCAGAGCGCCTCCCCGTTGCCGTCGTCGGCCCCCGTCCGCCGCTCTTCTAG GCTGCAGAGCTCAACACCAGTTAACTATTCGGAAGTGCCTGTAACAAAGAAAGGAAAATCTTTGGAAGTTTATGATTTGCTGAGAGAGGAGGGGTCGAAGCCCGAGTTCTACACTGATGAAGATGAAAAATTGTTGGGTAGCACTGAAATGAGTTGGGCCCTTTTTGTTGATGGATATGGAAAAGACGGGAAGCGAATTTATGATCCGGTTAGGGGAAAGACTTGTCACCAATGCAG GCAAAAAACCCTTGGCCATCGAACACACTGCAGCGAATGCAACATGGTTCAGGGGCAGTTTTGTGGGGATTGTTTATATATGAG ATACGGAGAAAATGTGCTTGAAGCAATACAAAATCCCAACTGGATTTGCCCGGTCTGTCGTGGCGTTTGCAACTGTAGTTTGTGCCGCCAAGCAAAAGGTTGGCCTCCAACTGGACCCCTTTACAGGAAG ATTTCAAGTCTTGGATACAAGTCAGTCGCACATTATCTCATGCAAACTCGACGTTCCAATCCAGATTCAGATAGAACCGCCGGTATGAAGGTTCCAGTTTCTGCTAAGAGATCACTGCCTTTTTCAGACTTTGATGCAACACCACAAAAGGACGATCTTTCTCAACCAGATATGGAATGCTTAGGGATGACTAATCCTCTGCAGAACCTCAAGAATGATTTTCCCTGTACCGAGTCCAGTGAGGATCATAAAGATTTATCAATGTCTAAGCCTGAAGTTCTCTGTAGCAGTGATGCACAAGAACCATGCACGGTCAAGGACTCTGTTGCGTCTAAAACAAGTTCGAAATCTGCCAAGAAACGGGCACTACTGGAACCATCCACTGATAGTATCGGTGGGAGGTTGAGGCAAAGGCGTCGTGAGGACTTGAACAATTCTTGA
- the LOC140888692 gene encoding methyl jasmonate esterase 1-like, giving the protein MEGIYKKQKHIVLIHGACHGAWCWYKVMTQLRSQGHHVTALDMAAAGANTKPLAEVTTFSDYSRPLMEFMEALPEEERVVLVGHSMGGINISLAMEKYPNKIDVAVFVTAFMPGPNLNVHAIRQEHDRQMETFLDSQVSFSNGEDKPPTSFLFGPKFLSTHLYQLSPPEDLTLAISLVRPIGRYQDAPDLLEETRLSEEYYGSVRRVYVVCEQDYVLRKEYQEWMIENNPTDEVKMIRDADHMVMFSKPQELCLCLQQIMGN; this is encoded by the exons ATGGAAGGGATTTATAAGAAGCAAAAACACATCGTGTTGATTCATGGGGCATGCCATGGTGCATGGTGTTGGTACAAAGTCATGACGCAGCTGAGATCCCAAGGCCACCATGTGACCGCTCTCGACATGGCGGCTGCCGGAGCCAACACCAAACCTTTGGCAGAGGTGACTACTTTCTCGGACTATTCGCGGCCGCTGATGGAGTTCATGGAGGCTTTGCCGGAGGAGGAGAGGGTGGTTCTTGTTGGGCATAGCATGGGTGGGATTAATATATCTCTTGCCATGGAAAAATACCCCAATAAAATCGATGTTGCTGTCTTTGTCACTGCCTTTATGCCCGGCCCTAACCTCAATGTCCATGCTATTCGTCAAGAG CACGATAGGCAAATGGAGACATTTTTGGACTCCCAAGTATCGTTTAGCAATGGAGAGGACAAGCCTCCCACCTCCTTCCTCTTTGGCCCAAAGTTTTTGTCCACTCACTTGTACCAACTTTCTCCTCCCGAG GATTTGACTCTGGCAATATCCTTGGTGAGACCCATAGGACGTTATCAGGATGCTCCCGATCTATTGGAAGAAACTCGTCTGTCGGAAGAATATTACGGCTCGGTTCGACGCGTTTACGTGGTTTGCGAGCAGGATTATGTCTTAAGGAAAGAATACCAAGAGTGGATGATTGAAAACAATCCGACAGATGAGGTGAAGATGATTCGTGATGCGGACCATATGGTAATGTTCTCTAAACCCCAAGAATTGTGCCTTTGCCTTCAACAAATCATGGGAAACTAA